From the Salmo trutta chromosome 2, fSalTru1.1, whole genome shotgun sequence genome, one window contains:
- the LOC115160433 gene encoding receptor-type tyrosine-protein phosphatase H → MFVLCLGMVWSSPLAMGLSHVIMCLCVAGVWCQSSLPPTVKPTIPPITNAPPANVDNVEVIRQNETSVTLQWIMKTKYTYELKFQNGTSLINITAKTDGLETQTVSSLTAGTEYNFTLFTVEGDYRSSGFNFTADTAPVNVDHVNVTAQDETNVTLQWNKVNGNGITYELRFSNGTNTTIPVSDGDEPVTYTVSPLNAGTKYNFFLFTVFKAVPSRGYNFSAITRPLSVGGVNVTGQNETSITLQWSKVSGTGITYELLNTPGTNTIVLASDESGTVTHIVSPLTAGIKYDFTLFSVFEDVRSTVGSQFSAVTAPLNVDAVTVAEKHRYETSVTLEWKKPMNGVSSYVLHFDKENKDIDNLEETVTVSALDPGKIYAFTLFTVFEGIKSSGESDFTVTKIYCPALQWEVTSSSIQTVLQSEIVSYGEANNGSQTGGQVFPFTNRTLSFTQLYPGANYTVTLWFEKDSKKLLMCEQNETVVPPDLIRPRCDYLSSGYAFSLAWDMPAGIWTSVEVNVTGKSPQRVEGDWLMKADIDGVQPAQTYQVSLASISGRRMSTAVSFSCNTDPRGVIAGSVMAVLLLCLLVCLAFFIWRRKPEIFSRPKSLFVESKLTSNKFKAIPAGKFSDHYHTMSADTNRGFSEEYEDFIPVGTEQTRKAALLEENKNKNRFTNVLPYDWCRVKLTILNHNMSSDYINANYMPGYGNSRQYIAAQGPLPPTVNDFWRMIWEQRVKGVVMVTNCTEGGRTKCEQYWPLDYTPCLYGHLLVTVRSEKRETNWTLREFVVKSRDTSEERPVKHFHFTAWPDHGVPEGTEALIQFRGLVRQHIVSQENSGPTVVHCSAGVGRTGTIIALDVMLQQLEREKAVGIAAFVHKMRLSRPLMVQTESQYIFLHQCIMDSLEPKEKMIQEALYENSDLIYVNATALKEFQAVSPKA, encoded by the exons atgtttgtaCTGTGCCTTGGCATGGTTTGGTCTTCGCCACTAGCGATGGGATTATCTCACGTTATAATGTGCCTCTGTGTGGCAGGAGTATGG TGTCAATCATCTTTGCCACCAACTGTTAAACCTACAATCCCACCCATCACTAACGCAC ctcccgCGAATGTAGATAATGTCGAAGTGATAAGGCAAAATGAGACCAGTGTAACTCTGCAGTGGATAATGAAAACGAAGTACACTTATGAACTGAAGTTCCAAAATGGGACATCATTGATAAACATCACTGCAAAGACAGATGGACTAGAGACACAGACAGTCTCCTCTCTCACTGCTGGGACAGAATACAACTTCACTCTCTTCACTGTAGAAGGGGATTACAGGAGCAGTGGATTTAACTTTACAGCTGATACTG ctcctgtcaATGTAGATCATGTCAATGTGACAGCGCAAGATGAGACTAATGTGACTCTGCAGTGGAACAAAGTGAATGGGAACGGGATCACTTATGAGCTGCGGTTCAGCAATGGGACTAATACTACCATCCCTGTATCTGATGGAGATGAACCAGTGACGTACACAGTCTCACCTCTCAATGCTGGGACAAAATACAACTTCTTTCTCTTCACTGTGTTCAAAGCCGTACCAAGCAGGGGATACAATTTCTCCGCAATCACCC GTCCCCTCAGTGTAGGTGGTGTCAATGTGACAGGGCAAAATGAGACCAGTATAACTTTGCAGTGGAGCAAAGTGAGCGGCACAGGGATCACTTATGAGCTGCTGAACACCCCTGGGACTAATACTATCGTCCTTGCATCTGATGAAAGCGGAACAGTGACACACATAGTGTCACCTCTCACTGCTGGGATAAAATATGACTTCACTCTCTTCTCTGTGTTTGAAGACGTCAGGAGTACTGTTGGAAGTCAATTTTCTGCAGTCACTG CTCCGCTTAATGTTGACGCTGTCACTGTGGCAGAGAAACACCGATATGAGACCAGTGTCACTCTGGAGTGGAAAAAGCCCATGAACGGAGTCTCTAGTTACGTGCTGCATTTCGATAAGGAAAATAAAGACATTGATAATTTAGAAGAAACAGTGACAGTTTCAGCTCTCGATCCTGGGAAAATATATGCCTTCACCCTCTTCACTGTGTTTGAAGGCATCAAGAGCAGTGGAGAAAGCGACTTCACAGTAACAA AAATATATTGTCCTGCTTTACAATGGGAGGTCACCAGCTCATCCATTCAGACTGTGCTCCAGTCCGAGATAGTCTCCTATGGAGAAGCCAATAATGGCAGTCAGACTGGAGGACAAGTCTTCCCTTTTACTAATCGCACACTGTCATTCACCCAGCTTTACCCTGGTGCAAATTACACAGTGACTCTTTGGTTTGAAAAGGATTCTAAAAAACTTCTCATGTGTGAACAGAATGAGACCGTGG TTCCCCCAGACCTGATAAGACCGAGATGTGACTATTTGTCCAGCGGCTACGCTTTCTCTCTGGCCTGGGATATGCCAGCGGGAATATGGACCagtgtggaggtgaatgtgactGGGAAAAGCCctcagagggtggagggagactgGTTGATGAAGGCGGACATCGATGGGGTTCAACCTGCCCAGACCTATCAAGTGTCTTTGGCCTCGATCTCTGGGCGTCGGATGAGTACGGCTGTCTCTTTCAGCTGTAATACAGACCCAAGAG GGGTCATTGCAGGGTCAGTCATGGCTGTGCTGCTACTCTGCCTCCTGGTTTGTCTGGCTTTCTTCATATGGCGTCGGAAGCCAGAAATATTCAG CCGACCCAAGTCGTTGTTTGTGGAATCCAAACTAACCAGCAATAAATTCAA AGCTATTCCCGCGGGGAAGTTTTCAGACCACTACCACACAATGAGCGCTGACACGAACAGAGGATTCAGTGAGGAGTATGAG GACTTCATCCCTGTTGGCACAGAGCAGACTCGGAAAGCAGCCCTTCTGGAGGAGAACAAGAACAAGAACCGCTTCACCAATGTACTGCCAT atgacTGGTGTCGGGTGAAGCTAACCATCCTAAACCACAACATGAGCTCTGACTACATAAATGCCAATTACATGCCA GGCTACGGTAACAGCAGACAGTACATCGCTGCACAGGGTCCCCTGCCCCCCACCGTCAACGACTTCTGGAGAATGATCTGGGAGCAAAGGGTAAAGGGTGTGGTCATGGTAACCAACTGCACTGAAGGAGGGAGG ACTAAATGTGAGCAGTACTGGCCTTTGGACTACACCCCTTGCCTGTACGGACACCTGTTGGTAACAGTCAGGTCAGAGAAAAGGGAAACCAACTGGACCCTGCGGGAGTTTGTAGTGAAAAGT AGGGACACATCCGAGGAGCGCCCTGTGAAACACTTCCACTTCACGGCCTGGCCCGACCACGGAGTCCCAGAGGGAACGGAGGCTCTGATCCAGTTCAGAGGGCTGGTCCGACAGCACATAGTGAGCCAAGAGAACAGCGGACCCACTGTGGTGCACTGCAG tgCCGGGGTGGGGAGGACGGGCACCATCATTGCTCTGGACGTGATGCTACAACAGCTGGAGAGGGAGAAGGCGGTGGGCATCGCTGCCTTCGTGCACAAGATGAGGCTGAGTCGGCCGCTCATGGTTCAGACAGAG TCGCAGTATATTTTCCTGCACCAATGCATCATGGATTCTCTGGAACCCAAAGAGAAGATGATACAAGAGGCCCTTTATGAGAACTCGGACCTGATCTACGTCAACGCCACAGCACTGAAGGAGTTCCAAGCTGTCAGTCCAAAGGCCTGA
- the LOC115160417 gene encoding putative nuclease HARBI1, giving the protein MAFAPAVWLAAQAELYEDDEEAEANNFPEPQKNYLGDYNDDYLFERFRLTRPCISFITDCVRLRMKATLQQMNGPSVDEMVIVALDYYVNGILSTKVVDMIQMEQMEIHEVINNVSKVLSGMVREFITFPANGEERANVAHEIKKICGIPTSMGLVGCMHVKVRPPQHDKEAFRNTMDNHTVMTQVICDCEGNLMSVENCCVGSTPEQTIWDMSDIAQQLKHGAHGTHWIIAGKGYALSRHLLTTVSPAKEKADRRFNAAHGMIHSVLQRTITLVKRRFRCLANLGHVQQNSLDKKAEIIKACCVLHNIAKKFSVPALNDTVLETMHPAENHQVPVVEVPSYAEKSRAAIIGIYFSHSSGNDGVSD; this is encoded by the exons ATGGCTTTTGCTCCCGCTGTGTGGTTAGCTGCTCAAGCAGAACTCTACGAAGACGACGAAGAGGCCGAGGCAAACAACTTCCCTGAGCCACAGAAAAACTACTTGGGCGATTACaatgatgattatttatttgagaggTTCCGTTTAACTAGACCTTGCATAAGTTTCATCACGGATTGCGTCAGGCTCCGGATGAAAGCCACGCTCCAGCAAATGAATGGACCTTCCGTCGATGAAATGGTGATAGTGGCACTGGACTATTACGTAAATGGTATTTTGTCAACCAAAGTCGTAGATATGATTCAGATGGAGCAAATGGAGATTCACGAAGTCATCAACAATGTCTCCAAAGTGTTGTCAGGAATGGTCAGGGAGTTTATCACTTTCCCGGCGAATGGCGAGGAACGAGCAAATGTGGCACACGAGATCAAGAAAATATGCGGGATTCCGACCTCCATGGGCTTGGTGGGATGCATGCATGTCAAGGTGAGACCACCTCAGCACGACAAGGAAGCTTTTCGGAACACAATGGATAACCACACCGTCATGACCCAAGTCATATGCGATTGTGAAGGGAATTTAATGAGTGTTGAAAACTGCTGCGTTGGCAGCACACCAGAGCAAACCATATGGGATATGTCGGATATTGCCCAGCAACTAAAGCATGGAGCACATGGGACGCATTGGATCATTG CCGGGAAAGGCTATGCGTTGAGCAGACACCTCCTGACGACCGTTTCGCCAGCCAAAGAGAAGGCGGATCGGCGGTTCAACGCAGCCCACGGCATGATCCACTCGGTCCTCCAGAGGACCATCACCTTGGTGAAGAGGCGCTTCAGGTGCCTGGCCAATCTGGGCCACGTGCAGCAGAACAGTCTGGACAAGAAGGCTGAGATCATCAAGGCCTGCTGCGTCCTGCATAACATCGCCAAGAAGTTTTCGGTGCCTGCGCTCAACGACACCGTGCTAGAGACCATGCATCCGGCCGAGAATCACCAGGTGCCGGTGGTGGAGGTGCCTAGCTACGCCGAGAAATCCAGAGCTGCCATTATCGGCATTTATTTCTCGCATTCCTCTGGGAATGACGGCGTTTCAGACTGA